GGCGTCGAGGAAGGTCAGGCCCTTCTCGACCGCGAAGCGGATCAGGCCGGTGACCCAGTCGACGCTGTATTCGATGCTGCGCGGGATGTTGCCGAGCGCGGTGTGCGGGCCCATCAGCATCATAAGATTGGGGAAGCCGTCGATCATCAGCCCGAGATAGGTCTCCGGCCCGTGCCTCCACTTCTCCTTCAAGAGCGCACCGCCGGCGCCGCGGATATCGATCTTGTCGAAGCTGCCGGTGATGGCGTCGAAGCCTGTTGCATAGATGATGATGTCGAAGGCGTAGTCCCTCTCGCTGGTCCGGATGCCCACGGGCGTGATGCGCTCGATCGGCGTCTCCGAGAGGTCAACGAGCTCGACATTGTCGCGGTTGTAGACTTCGTAATAGAAGGTCTCGAGTGGCAGCCGCCGCGTCCCGAAGCCGTGGTTTTTCGGGATCAGCTTCTCCGCCACCGCCTGGTTCTTGACGCGCTGGCGGATCTTCCGCGCCACGAAATCGCTGATCGTCGCATTCGCCTTGCGGTCGATCAGGATGTCCTTGAAATTGCCTTGCCAGATTCCGAAGCCGCGCTCGCCATAGAGCTTCTCATAGAACGCCTCGCGCTCCTCGTCGGTGACCTCGAAACGCGCCGCGCGGATCGGGCGTATGGACGAAGCAGGCAAAGGTCTCCTTGCAGCGCGCGAAGATTTCCGGGTAGCCGGCCTTGATCTTCGCTTGCGTCTCGGCATCGATCTTGCCGTTGTGCAGCGGCGCCGCCCAATTGGCGGTGCGCTGGAACACGGTGAGGTGCCCGACCTCGGCGGCGATGGTCTGGATGGTCTGGATGCCGGTCGCGCCGGTGCCGATGACAGCGACGCGCTTGCCGGTGAAATCCACCTTCTGCTTCGGCCAGCGCGCGGTGTGGAAGGATTGGCCCTTGAAACTGTCGCGGCCCTCGATGCGCGGCAGCGTCGGCGTCGACAGCGGCCCGATCGCGGTGATCAGGAAACGGCAGCTATGGCGCGCGCCGCTCTCGAGCGTGATCTGCCAGCCTCGCGTGTCATCCCGGTAGATCGCCGCCGTGACGCGGCTCTCGAACTGGATGTCGCGGCGCAGATCGAACTTGTCGGCGACGTAGTTGCAATAGCGCAGCGTCTCCGGCTGGCCGGCGAAATGCTCCGACCATTCCCATTCCTGCAACAGCTCCTTGGAGAAGGAGTAGCCGTAGGAATAGCTCTCGGAATCGAAGCGCGCGCCCG
The DNA window shown above is from Bradyrhizobium sp. ISRA464 and carries:
- a CDS encoding NAD(P)/FAD-dependent oxidoreductase gives rise to the protein MAAPRQDQPPSQTAALDYDVIIIGAGLSGMYQLYRLREMGLRVRVFETGTGVGGTWYWNRYPGARFDSESYSYGYSFSKELLQEWEWSEHFAGQPETLRYCNYVADKFDLRRDIQFESRVTAAIYRDDTRGWQITLESGARHSCRFLITAIGPLSTPTLPRIEGRDSFKGQSFHTARWPKQKVDFTGKRVAVIGTGATGIQTIQTIAAEVGHLTVFQRTANWAAPLHNGKIDAETQAKIKAGYPEIFARCKETFACFVHTPDPRGAFRGHRRGARGVL